The Primulina eburnea isolate SZY01 chromosome 8, ASM2296580v1, whole genome shotgun sequence genome contains a region encoding:
- the LOC140839346 gene encoding ubiquitin-conjugating enzyme E2-17 kDa translates to MASKRILKELKDLQKDPPTSCSAGPVAEDMFHWQATIMGPSDSPYAGGVFLVSIHFPPDYPFKPPKVAFRTKVFHPNINSNGSICLDILKEQWSPALTISKVLLSICSLLTDPNPDDPLVPEIAHMYKTDRAKYEATARSWSQKYAMG, encoded by the exons ATGGCTTCGAAACGGATACTGAAGGAGCTCAAGGATTTGCAGAAGGATCCTCCGACGTCATGCAGTGCGG GTCCTGTAGCGGAAGATATGTTCCATTGGCAAGCCACAATTATGGGACCTTCTGACAGCCCTTATGCTGGAGGTGTATTTCTAGTTTCAATTCATTTCCCTCCTGATTATCCTTTCAAGCCACCAAAG GTTGCATTTAGAACAAAGGTATTTCACCCCAATATTAATAGCAATGGAAGCATCTGCCTTGATATTCTGAAAGAACAGTGGAGTCCAGCATTGACCATATCAAAG GTCCTGCTGTCTATTTGCTCCTTGTTGACGGACCCGAATCCCGATGATCCTCTCGTCCCAGAAATTGCTCACATGTACAAGACTGACAGAGCAAAATACGAGGCCACTGCTCGCAGCTGGTCACAGAAATATGCCATGGGATGA